The Pygocentrus nattereri isolate fPygNat1 chromosome 4, fPygNat1.pri, whole genome shotgun sequence genome includes a window with the following:
- the LOC108431763 gene encoding centrosomal protein of 128 kDa isoform X6, giving the protein MIWAANLDQLSRPASTMESSSESEMYSRSRDHRSRRRDALRHKKSRDLATDSVGIAEKIDTLADTLQDASRNLNKVDQMLGQYREHTDDHSDAIATLQDSLEESIHQLQSQRLKRSTSGCSASFSTLHSSLEDGNNFGGRHHNPTSPLTDYRSLEMSNRRSATVRFRDPCQTEEQVHSLHQALRDLRSDQLQLGHEIDQEILKRNRSDIQTRKTLVDLTKQIQESPVEEAVSLRVEKRLQKIESEILSQQQMVSERHCKQQRGNMSTELQTALKRCDAQNHSSEDSYRNRFLRSESEICKLEQDLEGVRKQLVRSESGQGALFQQIEDMQAQLLRSERERAQLQREISVLRFQHRSVLELQERAAEEGLRQGGKVLERELEDLRVQLRQNSSLNETQELKRNVERKENEKKQLALQIEVLSSDLERRDHQQLQILKEVQALSEDRGAELAKVEAQLAENEKKKEELRTKAQEAIRQWKAKCRKLECQLQELKERQSMNQPTQALAERESILRQQIEGTRKQLAEVLGHLAQREEEVRQCNVDLAEARSQLVILKEELGDSRESLRSLEDETQRQSLIQTRLREENQKLEKRLEDLGNRREQEHGSLIELQALVKSLSAERANLNSRLTEAESFRKEQENRLVLVQEEKASLSQQLQLEREVHQRELGHLRQQEDKIKQNHSLHKTLRLYHQEREELKALIKDLKTEAVVDKELVRVLQQKLDRMKAECDILTEQLSSSAESHAKLHKMCQMLKEELEVKIQFSEQMEERRHAAEDSMAEMQKKIANLKLEQTSILHAVESEIDLACKAVCKDSAAKLKAVMLTSGQQNDCHHWLAEMKTKLQWLCDEVCVHETQEKKLTRVVQQCKEQMKTLKQSRDSEQQNLLDRITELERLLQGIVSEKQGSSSGSRNEYQTCLGSFGVCP; this is encoded by the exons ATGATCTGGGCTGCTAACCTTGACCAGCTAAGTCGG CCTGCATCGACTATGGAGTCATCCAGTGAATCTGAAATGTACAGCAGGTCGAGAGATCATCGCTCTCGAAGGCGAGACGCACTAAGACATAAAAAAAGTCGAGATTTAGCCACGGACAGCGTAGGCATAGCAGAGAAAATCGACACACTGGCAGACACGTTACAG GATGCAAGCAGGAACTTGAATAAAGTGGATCAGATGCTGGGCCAGTACAGAGAGCATACAGATGACCACTCTGATGCCATAGCAACA CTACAGGACAGCTTAGAGGAgtctattcaccagcttcagaGCCAGCGTCTCAAGCGGTCCACAAGCGGATGTAGTGCCTCATTCTCTACATTGCACAGTAGCCTGGAAGATGGCAACAATTTTG GTGGGCGGCACCACAATCCCACATCTCCTTTGACAGATTATAGGAGTCTGGAAATGAGCAACAGGAGATCTGCTACAGTGCGCTTCAGAGACCCTTGTCAGACAGAGGAACAG GTCCACTCACTGCATCAGGCCCTGAGAGACCTGCGCAGTGACCAGCTCCAGTTGGGGCATGAGATAGATCAAGAGATCCTTAAGAGGAACAG GTCAGATATTCAGACCAGAAAAACATTAGTAGACCTTACAAAGCAAATACAGGAATCTCCGGTGGAGGAAGCG GTGTCCTTGCGAGTGGAGAAACGACTGCAGAAGATTGAGAGTGAGATTCTATCTCAGCAACAGATGGTCTCAGAGAGGCATTGCAAACAGCAGCGAGGCAACATGTCTACTGAATTACAGACG GCTTTGAAAAGGTGTGATGCCCAGAATCACTCAAGTGAAGACAGCTACAGAAATAGATTTTTGAGATCTGAGAGTGAGATTTGCAAG TTGGAGCAGGACTTGGAGGGTGTAAGGAAACAATTGGTCCGCTCTGAGAGTGGACAAGGTGCACTTTTTCAACAG ATAGAGGACATGCAAGCACAACTTTTAAGGTCTGAGAGAGAGCGTGCACAGCTGCAAAGGGAGATCTCAGTGCTCCGCTTCCAGCACAGGAGTGTATTAGAGCTGCAGGAAAGGGCTGCAGAGGAGGGCCTAAGGCAAG GAGGAAAAGTGCTGGAAAGGGAACTTGAGGATCTGAGAGTGCAGTTGCGCCAAAATAGTAGCCTAAacgagacacaggagctcaagAGGAATGTGGAGCgcaaagagaatgagaaaaaacagCTGGCCTTGCAAATTGAG GTGCTGTCCTCAGATCTGGAGCGGAGGGACCATCAGCAACTTCAGATTTTAAAGGAGGTCCAGGCACTCTCTGAGGACAGGGGAGCTGAACTGGCAAAGGTGGAAGCTCAGCttgctgaaaatgaaaagaagaaagaagagctGCGAACCAAAGCACAAGAGGCCATCAGGCAGTGGAAGGCCAAATGCAGGAAGCTGGAATGTCAGCTACAGGAACtgaaagaaagacaaagcatGAACCAACCTACACAG GCGTTAGCGGAGAGGGAGAGCATTTTGAGGCAGCAAATAGAAGGCACACGTAAGCAACTTGCTGAGGTTCTTGGCCATCTAGCTCAACGTGAGGAGGAAGTTCGGCAATGCAATGTCGATCTTGCTGAAGCGCGCTCACAGCTTGTAATTCTGAAGGAAGAGCTGGGAGACAGTAGAGAGTCTTTGCGAAGCTTGGAAGATGAAACCCAGAGACAGAGCTTGATTCAAACCCGTCTGAGGGAAGAGAACCAGAAACTGGAGAAGCGATTAGAGGACCTGGGAAACCGGAGGGAGCAGGAGCACGGCAGTCTTATAGAACTTCAGGCTTTGGTGAAGAGCTTAAGTGCTGAGCGTGCAAATCTCAATAGCAGGTTGACTGAGGCAGAGAGTTTCAGGAAGGAGCAGGAAAATAGGCTTGTATTGGTTCAGGAGGAGAAGGCCTCATTGAGCCAGCAACTGCAGCTGGAGAGGGAGGTGCATCAGAGAGAACTGGGCCACTTGAGACAACAAGAggacaaaatcaaacaaaaccaTAGTTTGCACAAGACGCTGAGACTGTATCATCAAGAAAGAGAAGAGCTAAAGGCACTCATCAAAGACCTGAAG ACAGAGGCAGTGGTGGATAAGGAGCTGGTGAGGGTGCTACAGCAAAAGCTGGACAGGATGAAAGCGGAGTGTGATATTCTGACAGAACAGCTGAGCAGCAGTGCGGAAAGTCATGCTAAACTTCACAAGATGTGTCAGATGTTGAAAGAGGAGCTGGAGGTGAAG ATACAGTTTTCAGAGCAAATGGAGGAGAGAAGACATGCAGCTGAGGACTCCATGGCAGAGATGCAAAAGAAGATAGCAAACCTCAAGTTGGAGCAGACATCCATCCTGCACGCAGTGGAGTCTGAAATTGACTTGGCCTGCAAAGCTGTGTGTAAAGACTCAGCTGCCAAACTGAAA GCTGTAATGCTCACTAGTGGCCAACAGAATGATTGCCATCATTGGCTCGCTGAAATGAAG ACTAAGCTGCAGTGGCTGTGTGatgaggtgtgtgtgcatgaaacCCAGGAGAAGAAACTGACCAGGGTGGTGcaacagtgtaaagagcagatGAAGACACTGAAGCAGAGCAGGGATTCTGAACAGCAGAACTTGCTAGATCGTATTACTGAGCTGGAGAGACTGCTACAGGGCATTGTCTCAGAGAAGCAAG